A window from Gasterosteus aculeatus chromosome 14, fGasAcu3.hap1.1, whole genome shotgun sequence encodes these proteins:
- the LOC120832003 gene encoding leucine-rich repeat transmembrane neuronal protein 4, translating to MGLLLCYGRLKHLLFPLLLLLRAPLLFSFGERTCPNSCRCEGKTVHCDSAGFLDVPENISVGCQGLSLRYNELHTLLPYQFAHLGQLLWIYLDHNQISSVDSRAFQGVRRLKELILSSNRISSLHNSTFHGIPNLRSLDLSYNKLEILQPGQFHGLRKLQNLHLRSNGLSNIPIRAFLECRSLEFLDLGYNRIKALTRTTFLGLQKLMELHLEHNQFSRINFFLFPRLANLRSLYLQWNRIRVVNQGLPWTWYTLQKLDLSGNEIQTLDPAVFHCLPNLQVLNLESNKLSNVSQEAVSAWISLTTISLAGNMWDCGTGICPLVAWLRNFRGSKDTTMICSSPKNLQGEKIMEATRNHGICEETDYVLTETPSPMSDLISEATGEPTFAPTSGSPPMPPANTFGPVPPFRPRPIPHPTLPGHLSKDPRDSVTQTRPTPIPPPEMEHMTLHKVVVGSVALFFTMSLILTVIYVFWRRYPGATRLLQQQSMVGRKRRKRSPEPEQNLSSQLQEYYMSYNPAATPEALEVLGNGTGSCTCTISGSRECENEYTCPRPLPGAWLGDMPTIH from the exons ATGG GTCTGTTGCTGTGTTATGGAAGACTGAAACACCTCCttttccctcttctccttctcttgcGGGCTCCCCTGTTGTTCAGCTTTGGTGAACGCACTTGTCCCAATAGCTGCCGATGTGAGGGAAAAACGGTCCATTGTGATTCAGCTGGCTTCTTAGATGTCCCAGAAAACATCTCGGTGGGCTGCCAAGGCCTCTCTCTGCGCTACAATGAACTGCATACCCTTCTGCCATATCAATTTGCTCACCTCGGCCAGCTTCTCTGGATATACTTGGACCATAATCAGATTTCATCTGTTGACAGTCGAGCATTCCAGGGGGTCCGCAGGCTTAAGGAGCTTATACTGAGCTCCAATAGAATCTCATCCCTTCACAACTCAACATTCCATGGAATTCCCAATCTTCGCAGCCTGGACTTGTCCTACAACAAATTGGAAATCCTCCAACCAGGTCAATTCCACGGCTTGCGAAAATTGCAGAACCTGCACCTCCGCTCAAATGGTCTCTCTAACATCCCAATTCGAGCCTTCCTGGAGTGCCGCAGTTTGGAATTTCTGGATTTGGGCTACAATAGAATCAAGGCTCTTACCCGCACTACCTTTTTGGGACTGCAAAAGCTGATGGAATTGCATCTAGAGCACAACCAGTTCTCACGGATCAACTTTTTTCTGTTTCCACGCTTAGCCAATCTAAGATCACTCTATCTGCAGTGGAACCGCATCAGGGTGGTCAACCAGGGCCTTCCATGGACTTGGTATACGCTGCAGAAACTTGATCTGTCTGGAAATGAAATCCAGaccctggacccagctgtgtttCACTGCTTGCCCAACCTTCAAGTCCTAAACCTAGAATCCAATAAGCTGTCCAATGTGTCCCAGGAGGCGGTGTCAGCTTGGATCTCACTGACCACCATCAGTCTAGCAGGAAACATGTGGGATTGTGGAACTGGAATATGCCCCCTTGTGGCTTGGTTGAGGAATTTCCGGGGTAGTAAAGACACCACTATGATATGCAGCAGCCCAAAGAACCTTCAAGGAGAAAAAATTATGGAAGCTACAAGGAATCATGGTATTTGTGAGGAAACTGATTACGTTCTGACTGAAACACCTTCACCAATGTCAGATCTCATTTCTGAAGCCACTGGTGAACCAACCTTTGCCCCCACTAGCGGCTCTCCACCTATGCCACCAGCCAACACATTCGGTCCTGTCCCGCCCTTCAGACCTCGGCCGATTCCTCATCCTACGCTTCCTGGTCATTTGAGCAAAGACCCGAGAGACTCAGTCACTCAAACTAGACCCACTCCTATACCACCCCCAGAGATGGAGCACATGACTCTGCACAAAGTGGTGGTGGGCAGTGTGGCACTCTTCTTTACCATGTCCCTAATCTTGACAGTTATCTATGTGTTCTGGCGCCGCTATCCAGGTGCAACCAGATTACTGCAGCAGCAATCCATGGTGGGACGGAAGCGTCGCAAAAGGAGTCCAGAACCAGAGCAGAACTTGAGCTCCCAGCTCCAAGAGTATTACATGAGCTACAACCCTGCTGCCACACCAGAGGCATTGGAGGTGCTAGGCAATGGCACTGGTTCCTGCACATGCACAATTTCTGGCTCCAGGGAGTGTGAG